A single Scleropages formosus chromosome 4, fSclFor1.1, whole genome shotgun sequence DNA region contains:
- the zswim7 gene encoding zinc finger SWIM domain-containing protein 7: MSSLTAVAEELLRDIKNVYAETSNIPDDLLLALKFMFGSSALHALDLVDHRSVTCLSSPSGRKVFQVVGASGNFYTCYISVHYCPCPAFAFSVLRRNESLLCKHILAIYLSQALQLSRQEPVSDQQMSHILSGKVRNST; encoded by the exons ATGTCATCTCTGACTGCTGTAGCCGAAGAACTTCTCAGAGATATTAAAAACGTTTATGCAGAGACATCGAACA TTCCAGATGACCTGCTCTTGGC ACTGAAGTTTATGTTTGGTTCCTCGGCACTACATGCCCTGGATCTAGTGGACCATCGTTCCGTCACCTGTCTCTCATCACCCAGTGGGCGAAAAGTATTTCAG GTTGTCGGAGCCTCTGGAAATTTTTACACCTGTTACATTTCTGTTCACTACTGCCCCTGCCCTGCGTTTGCCTTCTCTGTGCTCAGAAGAAACGAGAGCTTGCTG TGTAAGCACATCCTGGCCATCTACCTCTCCCAGGCTCTGCAACTGTCCAGGCAGGAGCCTGTGTCTGATCAGCAAATGTCCCACATTCTTTCTGGAAAAGTAAGGAACAGCACGTAG